One genomic segment of Kordiimonas sp. SCSIO 12603 includes these proteins:
- the fliG gene encoding flagellar motor switch protein FliG — MDENAIALEKMTGSQKAAAFMLAIGEEHGKDIWNQLSEDEVKELSQHMSLLGQVEAAAVEALFVEFASKVSTVGSLNGSFDSTERLLGKMLPSDRVQQIMDEIRGPAGRTMWDKLGNVNEMVLASYLKNEYPQTVAVVLQKIKAEHAARVLAVLPEDFSMEVIMRMLRMESVQKDILDKVEQTLRVEFMNNLARTSRKDSHETIAEIFNYLDRSAEARFLASLEDRNRDSAERIRALMFTFEDLSNLDPSGVQTLLRNVDKDKLALAMKGASDTLRDLFFSNMSERAAKILREDMEAMGPVRLRDVDEAQMEMVNKAKELAEAGEILLSDNKGEDELIY; from the coding sequence ATGGACGAAAACGCTATTGCGCTTGAAAAAATGACTGGTTCCCAAAAAGCCGCTGCTTTTATGCTGGCTATTGGTGAGGAACACGGGAAAGACATTTGGAATCAACTCTCTGAAGATGAGGTAAAAGAGCTTTCACAGCACATGTCCTTGCTTGGGCAGGTTGAAGCTGCAGCCGTTGAAGCCCTGTTTGTCGAGTTTGCCTCAAAGGTATCAACGGTTGGCAGTTTGAATGGTTCCTTTGATAGTACCGAACGTCTTCTCGGTAAAATGCTACCATCTGACCGTGTTCAACAAATTATGGATGAAATCCGCGGCCCTGCGGGACGTACTATGTGGGATAAACTGGGCAATGTGAACGAAATGGTTCTCGCCAGTTACCTCAAAAATGAATACCCACAAACAGTGGCAGTAGTGCTGCAGAAGATTAAAGCCGAACATGCTGCCCGCGTGCTTGCTGTGCTTCCTGAAGATTTTTCTATGGAAGTTATCATGCGGATGCTCCGCATGGAATCAGTGCAAAAAGATATTCTAGACAAGGTAGAACAAACACTCCGCGTAGAGTTCATGAATAACCTTGCGCGTACAAGCCGCAAAGATAGTCACGAAACAATCGCTGAGATTTTCAACTATCTAGATCGTAGTGCCGAGGCGCGTTTCCTTGCTTCACTTGAAGATAGAAACCGCGATAGCGCAGAACGCATTAGAGCTTTGATGTTCACATTTGAGGACCTTTCAAATCTCGATCCAAGCGGTGTTCAAACTCTTCTGAGAAATGTCGACAAAGATAAGCTTGCGCTCGCTATGAAAGGTGCATCTGATACGCTGAGAGATCTCTTCTTCTCTAACATGTCCGAACGTGCTGCAAAGATCCTGCGGGAGGATATGGAAGCGATGGGCCCTGTACGCCTCAGGGATGTAGATGAAGCACAAATGGAAATGGTGAATAAAGCGAAAGAACTTGCTGAAGCTGGCGAAATTCTCCTGTCTGATAACAAAGGCGAGGATGAGCTGATCTACTAG
- a CDS encoding FliH/SctL family protein, which produces MADPIKFTFDQAFDGGAKSRYDLEIERLEQENQAAQASALTQGQEQGRQQALTEIEAATQEAMSQVAQAAHALFSQQAQLEASLKQQMVQLAYAIASKLSPALIRNQPLAEIEALIEDCLATANKEPRLIVRVSETLSEAISERLEDMKTKTNFPGDIVLIGEQSFGPQDCRVEWPDGGTERRFVDIQREIEDAVQRFVMSGSDLTESVATNTEEQTAPPAQPV; this is translated from the coding sequence ATGGCAGACCCTATTAAATTCACCTTTGACCAAGCTTTCGATGGCGGCGCTAAAAGTCGGTATGATCTTGAAATCGAAAGGTTAGAACAAGAAAATCAGGCAGCGCAAGCTTCGGCACTTACACAAGGGCAAGAGCAAGGTCGTCAACAAGCACTCACAGAGATTGAAGCTGCTACACAAGAAGCAATGTCACAAGTTGCTCAAGCGGCTCATGCACTTTTCTCGCAACAAGCTCAACTTGAAGCAAGCCTTAAACAACAAATGGTACAGCTTGCTTACGCTATTGCCTCCAAACTATCCCCTGCTCTTATCCGCAACCAACCATTGGCGGAAATTGAAGCATTGATAGAAGACTGTCTGGCAACTGCAAACAAAGAACCACGGCTAATCGTAAGGGTTTCTGAAACGCTATCTGAAGCCATTAGCGAACGTCTGGAAGATATGAAAACTAAAACTAACTTTCCTGGTGATATCGTTTTGATCGGTGAACAATCCTTCGGCCCTCAAGATTGCCGCGTAGAGTGGCCTGATGGAGGGACAGAACGCCGATTTGTTGATATTCAAAGGGAAATTGAAGATGCCGTTCAACGTTTTGTGATGTCTGGTTCTGATCTCACTGAATCTGTTGCAACAAATACTGAAGAACAAACTGCGCCTCCAGCGCAGCCTGTATAG
- the fliN gene encoding flagellar motor switch protein FliN translates to MAGEDENNVGLQELSSGEGKAPDLAQKEDGQVRSAQELEPVFDVPVQVQAVLGRSSLEVNQLLKLGPGAVIELDRKVGEAIDIYVNNRLVARGEVVLVEDHLGVTMTEIIKLDGNATA, encoded by the coding sequence ATGGCTGGAGAAGACGAAAATAATGTTGGCCTTCAGGAACTGTCTTCTGGTGAAGGTAAAGCTCCTGATCTAGCTCAAAAAGAAGATGGGCAAGTTCGTTCTGCACAAGAACTTGAACCAGTTTTTGATGTACCTGTTCAGGTACAGGCAGTACTGGGGCGTTCATCTCTTGAGGTAAATCAGCTGCTAAAACTGGGACCAGGAGCTGTTATTGAGCTAGACCGTAAAGTTGGCGAAGCCATTGATATTTATGTGAATAACAGGCTTGTTGCCCGTGGTGAGGTGGTACTTGTAGAAGACCATCTCGGTGTAACAATGACTGAAATCATTAAGCTGGACGGTAACGCTACAGCTTAA
- a CDS encoding motility protein A yields the protein MSTLFGMLTAFLLVIGAILIGGSANAFINLQGILIVVIGTFAVTAISFRLNEMMALPRNIWVLLRHSQREPSEEAIKIMKIAVEARKHNDVLMLERLIPRLKDTPFLAQAIQLVVDGSQPDEIEQMMRREASTASARHMRSVDFLRRAGDVAPAMGLIGTLIGLVRMLGNLEDPSSLGPAMAVALLTTFYGAVMAHLIFIPLAAKTEHCTEEEALVNNLYAMGATSIRRNENPRRLEMLLNTILPPAQRITYYK from the coding sequence ATGAGCACCCTTTTCGGAATGTTAACGGCATTCTTGCTGGTCATTGGTGCCATATTGATAGGTGGTTCTGCGAATGCCTTCATTAACCTTCAGGGTATCCTGATCGTTGTGATTGGCACATTTGCAGTAACAGCCATCAGTTTTCGCCTGAATGAAATGATGGCGTTGCCAAGAAATATTTGGGTTTTACTGAGGCATAGCCAGCGTGAGCCTAGCGAGGAAGCAATCAAAATTATGAAAATCGCTGTAGAAGCAAGAAAACACAATGATGTGCTTATGCTTGAGCGGTTAATTCCTCGGCTTAAAGACACACCTTTCCTTGCACAGGCTATACAGTTGGTTGTTGATGGCTCACAGCCAGATGAAATTGAACAAATGATGAGACGTGAGGCTAGTACTGCTTCTGCACGGCATATGCGTTCTGTAGATTTTCTAAGACGAGCTGGCGACGTTGCCCCTGCTATGGGCCTTATTGGTACACTAATTGGCTTAGTGCGCATGCTTGGTAACCTAGAAGACCCATCATCACTAGGCCCTGCAATGGCTGTAGCACTACTCACAACATTTTATGGTGCTGTTATGGCGCATCTGATTTTTATCCCACTTGCTGCCAAAACAGAACACTGCACAGAAGAAGAAGCCCTTGTAAACAATTTGTATGCGATGGGAGCAACATCTATCCGGCGGAACGAAAATCCTCGACGGTTGGAAATGTTGCTCAACACCATTTTGCCGCCGGCACAACGCATCACTTATTACAAGTAA
- a CDS encoding sigma-54 dependent transcriptional regulator has product MRLLIIGTLEGQLGAASKIAMDRGAHVTHAPDIETAMALLRSKGADLLMVEVSHDIPGLIPQLRAEHFSIPVIACGIGTDPKVAAAAIRGGAKEYIPLPPDAELIAAVLQAVSEDSQSFIYRDPVMKNVASLAEQVAPSEASIMVTGESGTGKEVMARFVHEKSRRANKPFVAVNCAAIPENLLESELFGHEKGAFTGAVARRIGKFEEADGGTLLLDEISEMDVRLQAKLLRAIQERQIDRVGGAKPVNVDIRIIATSNRNLQDEVKEGNFREDLFFRLNVVNLRVPPLRERPADIQVLAKHFAHKYAEVNHVDDRELSDSAIKVLTAHNWPGNVRELENTMHRAILLATGTEIGPEAIMLPDASGNLTLGGNATDGAVASAPAAASSTPIGQTDTADENAMVAGLVGRTVAEVERDLIIDTLKHCLGNRTHAANILGISIRTLRNKLNQYNSEGVSVPQPGDSGARSPV; this is encoded by the coding sequence ATGCGATTGCTGATTATTGGGACATTGGAAGGCCAGCTAGGAGCTGCCAGCAAAATTGCAATGGACCGAGGTGCACACGTAACACACGCACCTGATATTGAAACAGCTATGGCTTTGTTGCGTAGTAAAGGCGCCGATCTTCTTATGGTGGAAGTAAGCCACGATATCCCTGGGCTTATCCCTCAGTTAAGAGCCGAGCATTTCTCAATTCCAGTGATTGCTTGTGGAATTGGAACGGACCCTAAAGTAGCAGCAGCTGCTATCCGTGGCGGGGCAAAGGAATATATTCCACTCCCCCCAGACGCTGAACTTATCGCTGCTGTCCTGCAAGCTGTGTCTGAAGACAGCCAATCTTTCATTTACCGCGATCCGGTTATGAAAAACGTTGCAAGCCTCGCGGAACAAGTAGCACCATCTGAAGCCAGTATTATGGTAACTGGCGAAAGTGGTACTGGTAAAGAAGTGATGGCGCGTTTCGTGCACGAAAAAAGCCGTCGTGCTAACAAACCATTCGTTGCTGTAAACTGTGCCGCTATTCCTGAAAACCTTCTTGAGTCAGAATTGTTCGGGCACGAAAAAGGGGCTTTCACCGGCGCTGTCGCCCGCAGGATTGGTAAGTTTGAAGAAGCTGATGGCGGCACCTTACTTCTGGACGAGATTTCGGAGATGGACGTACGCCTGCAAGCCAAACTCTTACGTGCTATTCAAGAACGTCAAATCGACCGCGTTGGTGGTGCGAAACCAGTGAATGTGGATATCCGTATTATCGCAACATCCAACCGCAACCTTCAAGATGAAGTGAAGGAAGGAAATTTCCGTGAGGATTTATTCTTCCGCCTAAATGTTGTGAACCTGCGCGTGCCGCCACTGCGTGAGCGGCCAGCAGATATTCAGGTGCTCGCGAAGCACTTTGCGCATAAATATGCCGAAGTAAATCACGTTGATGATCGTGAGCTATCTGATTCTGCAATTAAAGTTCTAACAGCGCACAACTGGCCAGGAAACGTACGTGAACTGGAAAACACCATGCACCGTGCGATACTTCTTGCTACAGGCACTGAGATCGGCCCAGAAGCTATTATGCTACCCGATGCAAGCGGTAACCTAACACTAGGAGGCAACGCAACAGACGGTGCTGTAGCATCTGCACCTGCCGCGGCCTCATCAACACCTATTGGCCAAACAGATACCGCTGATGAAAATGCAATGGTTGCAGGCCTTGTAGGCCGTACTGTTGCAGAGGTAGAGCGTGATCTAATTATTGATACCCTCAAGCACTGCTTAGGGAACCGTACACACGCGGCTAATATTCTGGGAATTTCTATTCGGACACTCAGAAATAAGCTTAACCAGTATAATTCAGAAGGCGTTTCGGTTCCTCAGCCTGGGGATTCTGGTGCCCGGTCACCAGTTTAA
- the flhA gene encoding flagellar biosynthesis protein FlhA → MSDAAPSNSPEPSGGNPLLGSLLNGMKSSDIAFAGGVVAILLMLIMPMPSWLLDIALAASMTFSVMVLMTVLFLEKPLQFNSFPTVLLVATMLRLSLNLASTRLILSEGHTGTDAAGSVIEAFGEFLMGGQVVIGIIVFAILVIVNFIVITKGSGRIAEVAARFSLDAMPGKQMAIDADLSSGLIDEKEAITRRKELEMESTFFGSMDGAAKFVRGDAIAGLLITVINIVGGIIIGVVINDLSFADASSRYTILTIGDGLVSQIPALIVSTAAGMLVSKAGMQGQTDKALFGQMAARPRALGVASTLLFGMGIMPGIPFLPFALFGGTLAYLAYALGQRNERVAEEEAAAIQEEQAAPPAEEPISSALAIDQLRLELGYGLLALINDDSGFRLTDQIKALRRQIASEMGFVMPSVRILDNMQLPANSYVLRVKETEVGRGDIRPGMLLVMDPEGQPVQIPGEATTEPAFGLPATWVDMSAREEANFRGYTVVDAATVITTHLTEVIKDNMADLLSYAETQKLMEDLSTEHQKLVTDIVPNQITNSGIQRVLQTLLIERVSIRDLSTILEGIAEATGFTQNIVSITEHVRTRLGRQLCAAYATPDGLVPLITLSPEWEQAFAESLVGQGEEKQLAMAPTRLQEFINAVRMVYDQQADRGEQPVLLTSPLVRPYVRSIIERFRPATVVMSQNEIHPQAKIRTLGQI, encoded by the coding sequence ATGAGTGATGCAGCTCCAAGTAATAGCCCAGAACCAAGCGGCGGTAATCCGCTTCTGGGCAGTCTACTGAATGGGATGAAAAGTTCCGACATCGCTTTCGCAGGCGGTGTAGTTGCTATTCTGCTCATGCTCATTATGCCAATGCCAAGTTGGCTTCTCGATATTGCCCTTGCGGCCTCCATGACTTTTTCCGTCATGGTTCTTATGACAGTATTGTTCCTTGAAAAACCGCTCCAGTTTAACAGTTTTCCAACTGTACTACTGGTAGCGACCATGCTCCGACTATCGCTGAATTTGGCTTCAACCAGACTTATTCTGTCTGAAGGTCATACCGGTACCGATGCAGCTGGTAGTGTTATTGAGGCCTTTGGCGAGTTCCTTATGGGCGGTCAAGTGGTCATCGGGATCATCGTTTTTGCCATTCTGGTCATTGTAAACTTTATTGTAATTACCAAAGGTTCTGGCCGTATTGCCGAGGTTGCAGCCCGCTTCAGTTTGGATGCGATGCCCGGTAAACAAATGGCCATTGATGCCGATCTATCCTCTGGCCTTATTGATGAAAAAGAAGCCATAACCCGCCGTAAAGAACTGGAAATGGAGAGTACCTTTTTTGGCTCCATGGATGGTGCCGCGAAATTCGTGCGTGGCGATGCCATTGCAGGCCTGTTGATCACGGTGATCAATATCGTAGGCGGGATTATCATTGGTGTAGTCATCAATGACCTCAGTTTTGCTGATGCCAGCAGCCGCTATACTATTTTGACGATCGGTGATGGCTTGGTTTCCCAAATTCCTGCGCTGATCGTATCAACAGCTGCTGGTATGCTTGTATCCAAAGCTGGTATGCAGGGCCAAACAGACAAAGCTTTATTTGGCCAGATGGCAGCAAGACCTCGCGCTCTTGGTGTTGCAAGTACTCTGCTTTTCGGTATGGGCATCATGCCAGGTATCCCATTCCTGCCATTTGCGCTATTTGGCGGTACTTTAGCCTATTTGGCATATGCCCTTGGACAGCGAAATGAAAGAGTAGCTGAAGAGGAAGCTGCGGCTATTCAAGAAGAACAGGCTGCACCACCTGCCGAAGAACCTATTTCGTCGGCGCTTGCAATTGATCAGCTTCGTCTTGAGCTTGGTTACGGTCTTCTTGCACTTATTAACGATGACAGTGGCTTCCGCCTAACGGATCAGATCAAAGCCCTACGCCGCCAAATCGCGAGCGAAATGGGCTTTGTAATGCCTTCTGTACGTATTCTTGATAACATGCAGTTACCTGCTAACAGTTATGTACTTCGTGTTAAAGAAACTGAAGTCGGCAGAGGTGATATTCGCCCGGGCATGCTTCTCGTCATGGACCCTGAAGGTCAGCCTGTTCAGATACCAGGTGAAGCTACAACCGAGCCAGCGTTTGGTCTGCCCGCAACATGGGTAGATATGTCAGCGCGAGAAGAGGCAAACTTCCGAGGCTATACTGTTGTTGATGCTGCCACCGTTATTACGACACACCTTACCGAGGTGATTAAAGATAACATGGCTGATCTTCTTTCTTACGCTGAAACACAGAAACTGATGGAAGACCTCTCAACAGAACATCAGAAACTGGTTACCGACATTGTTCCAAACCAGATCACCAACTCTGGTATTCAGCGCGTATTACAAACTCTGCTTATCGAGCGTGTCTCTATTCGGGATCTATCGACTATTTTGGAAGGTATCGCCGAGGCAACAGGCTTCACTCAGAATATTGTATCGATCACCGAACATGTTCGTACGCGACTTGGAAGGCAACTTTGCGCCGCCTACGCAACACCGGATGGCCTTGTGCCACTGATTACCCTATCGCCAGAATGGGAACAGGCATTTGCTGAAAGCTTGGTAGGCCAAGGCGAAGAAAAACAGCTAGCAATGGCTCCTACCCGTCTACAAGAGTTTATCAACGCTGTTCGAATGGTATATGATCAGCAGGCAGACCGGGGCGAGCAACCTGTACTATTGACGAGCCCGCTCGTTAGACCGTATGTACGCTCCATTATTGAGCGGTTCCGTCCGGCAACTGTGGTAATGAGCCAGAATGAAATACATCCACAGGCAAAAATCCGTACACTCGGGCAGATTTAA
- a CDS encoding MinD/ParA family protein produces MTNETQTPDIKALEKRFITVASGKGGVGKTWLSVTLAHALSHLNKKVALFDGDLGLANVDIQLGIVPEMDLGHVISGQSNFAGIAQPYRDKDGSSFDVLPGKSGSGSLGALSQQALNTIRMGLTKLTVNYDHILLDLAAGIDPSVTTLSNHAGKIIVVMTADPTSLTDAYAFIKVTAMRNPKADIAVVVNNVGSKKEGERAFGAIKKACEGFLKISPPLIGIIRKDDKVVDAIRSQVPILVRHPQSDAASDVKALAAALTRS; encoded by the coding sequence ATGACCAACGAAACACAAACCCCAGATATCAAAGCACTCGAGAAACGCTTTATTACCGTTGCATCTGGTAAAGGTGGCGTTGGTAAAACATGGCTATCCGTTACCCTTGCCCACGCTCTTTCGCATCTCAATAAAAAGGTGGCTCTTTTTGATGGCGACCTTGGGCTAGCAAATGTAGATATTCAGCTTGGTATCGTACCAGAGATGGACTTGGGCCATGTTATTTCGGGGCAGTCCAATTTTGCGGGGATTGCCCAGCCTTACCGTGATAAAGATGGCAGCAGCTTTGATGTGTTACCCGGCAAATCAGGCTCTGGTTCATTGGGTGCACTTTCTCAGCAGGCGCTGAATACTATCCGCATGGGGCTGACCAAACTTACAGTTAACTATGATCATATCCTGTTAGATCTAGCCGCAGGTATCGATCCTTCTGTAACGACTCTTTCAAACCATGCTGGTAAGATTATTGTTGTAATGACTGCCGATCCTACATCGCTCACAGATGCATACGCTTTTATTAAGGTTACAGCAATGCGCAACCCAAAAGCCGATATCGCTGTTGTTGTAAACAACGTTGGATCAAAGAAAGAAGGCGAACGCGCCTTTGGAGCCATCAAAAAAGCCTGTGAAGGATTTTTGAAGATTTCCCCCCCACTTATCGGTATTATTAGAAAAGACGATAAAGTAGTGGACGCTATTCGCTCGCAGGTTCCTATCCTTGTCAGACACCCGCAATCAGATGCGGCATCTGATGTGAAGGCTCTGGCTGCGGCTCTTACCAGAAGCTGA
- a CDS encoding DMT family transporter, with the protein MRVVLAFAACVLIWGSTWYGIEWQLGYVAKEWSLTYRFGLASALLFAWCYYKKLPLSFSKSAHLYMLGTGFFLFSANYNMMYLGTIHLTSGLVAVAFSLLSFLNIVNGKLFLKTDVQFSTFAAAMLGVFGLVLIFKPEIQSFDLGDMTTYGLAACVFGTLLASFGNTIVGTKKVKSLPLLPFNAWGMAYGTAFNLLAALITAGAPTLDPRPEYYGALLYLSVMGTVVAFSLYLWLIDEIGVAKAAYMSVMMPLVALFISTFLEGFTWTLYAAAGLSLVVLGNILMIKSKTPAKPE; encoded by the coding sequence ATGCGTGTTGTTCTAGCTTTTGCAGCCTGTGTTCTTATTTGGGGCTCCACTTGGTATGGTATTGAGTGGCAACTCGGCTATGTGGCCAAAGAGTGGTCGCTTACCTACCGTTTTGGCTTGGCTTCAGCATTATTATTTGCTTGGTGCTACTATAAAAAACTACCGCTTTCTTTCTCGAAATCAGCACATCTTTATATGCTGGGAACGGGTTTTTTCTTATTCTCCGCTAACTATAACATGATGTACCTTGGTACTATTCATCTTACGTCAGGACTGGTAGCCGTTGCTTTCTCACTGCTATCCTTTTTGAATATAGTGAATGGGAAGTTATTCCTTAAAACTGATGTACAATTTTCAACTTTTGCGGCCGCAATGCTGGGTGTTTTTGGGTTGGTTTTAATCTTTAAACCAGAAATACAGAGCTTTGACCTAGGGGATATGACCACCTACGGACTTGCAGCTTGTGTTTTTGGGACGCTACTAGCTTCATTCGGCAACACCATTGTTGGTACAAAAAAGGTAAAATCCTTACCACTTCTCCCTTTCAATGCCTGGGGCATGGCGTATGGCACCGCCTTTAATCTGCTAGCCGCACTCATTACTGCTGGCGCTCCTACTCTTGACCCAAGGCCTGAATATTATGGCGCTCTACTTTATCTCTCCGTGATGGGGACTGTAGTTGCCTTCTCTCTATATCTCTGGCTTATCGATGAAATTGGCGTAGCTAAGGCAGCCTATATGTCGGTAATGATGCCGCTTGTCGCGCTCTTTATCTCTACCTTCCTTGAAGGCTTTACTTGGACATTATATGCGGCAGCGGGGCTTTCTCTGGTTGTCCTCGGCAATATCCTTATGATCAAAAGCAAAACGCCAGCAAAACCTGAATAG
- a CDS encoding aminotransferase: MSIDTKAGATRETLQEYDRAHHMHPFTAPASLKQAPPFLIENAKGCLIGGQGIQLLDMMAGLGGVNVGYGRKELSETCAKAMDQLSYYHSFSAVSNPTAAALAGRIAEITPAGMNKVFFANSGSEANETILKIIAMYWRKKNQPQKKIIITRDYAYHGSTMATTALNGNEAMHEVFGLEPGENVCKVPAPYWYRKGGDKTPEEHGQEMIEALEAAIQEKGAENIAAMFVEPIQGTMGAVVPPEGYMPAVEAVCRKNDILLVADEVVTGFGRTGNWFAQETFGFKADIMTLAKGMASSYVPISAAVIHDSISEVLESGDDIFQHGFTTSSHPVMCAVALRNIDILKEEGLIERTHSDTGPYFAKRLKELEAHPLVGEVRCSGLMAGIELTKNKETREQYPLEGNVCDAVSQACLMRGVVLRPTGNVLVMCPPLVINHQEIDFAIAILQEALTEIYGKLQAM, from the coding sequence ATGAGCATTGATACGAAAGCTGGTGCGACTAGAGAAACACTTCAGGAATATGATCGGGCGCACCATATGCATCCTTTCACAGCGCCCGCATCTTTAAAACAAGCACCACCGTTTCTAATTGAAAACGCTAAAGGTTGCCTGATTGGTGGCCAGGGAATTCAGCTTCTGGATATGATGGCTGGTCTCGGCGGAGTAAATGTGGGGTACGGCCGCAAGGAGCTCTCTGAAACATGTGCTAAAGCCATGGATCAACTTAGCTACTATCATAGCTTTTCAGCAGTCTCTAATCCAACTGCAGCTGCTCTGGCAGGTAGAATTGCAGAGATCACACCAGCAGGTATGAACAAGGTTTTCTTCGCGAACTCTGGTTCGGAAGCGAATGAGACTATTCTTAAGATTATTGCCATGTATTGGCGTAAGAAAAACCAGCCACAGAAGAAGATTATCATTACTCGTGATTATGCCTATCACGGTAGCACAATGGCGACAACGGCCCTCAATGGCAATGAAGCCATGCATGAAGTGTTTGGGCTGGAGCCGGGTGAGAATGTCTGTAAGGTGCCAGCGCCATATTGGTACCGTAAAGGTGGCGATAAAACACCAGAAGAACATGGTCAGGAAATGATCGAAGCTCTTGAAGCTGCCATTCAGGAAAAAGGTGCTGAAAACATAGCCGCCATGTTTGTTGAACCAATTCAGGGAACTATGGGCGCTGTCGTGCCCCCGGAAGGATACATGCCAGCAGTAGAAGCAGTATGCAGGAAAAATGATATCCTTCTGGTAGCTGATGAAGTTGTGACTGGGTTTGGCCGTACCGGTAATTGGTTTGCACAGGAAACCTTTGGTTTCAAAGCAGATATCATGACACTTGCGAAAGGTATGGCTTCTTCTTACGTACCAATTTCTGCCGCTGTTATTCATGACAGCATTTCTGAAGTTCTAGAAAGCGGTGATGATATCTTCCAACACGGTTTCACGACATCATCGCACCCGGTGATGTGTGCAGTTGCTCTTCGTAATATTGATATTCTAAAAGAAGAAGGCTTGATTGAAAGAACCCATAGCGATACCGGGCCTTATTTCGCCAAACGCTTGAAAGAACTTGAAGCTCATCCGCTTGTAGGGGAAGTGCGTTGTAGCGGCTTGATGGCGGGGATTGAGCTTACCAAGAATAAAGAAACAAGAGAACAATACCCCCTTGAAGGAAATGTATGTGATGCGGTTTCTCAGGCATGTTTGATGCGCGGGGTCGTTCTCCGGCCAACAGGTAATGTGTTGGTGATGTGTCCGCCACTTGTCATTAACCATCAGGAAATTGATTTTGCTATAGCAATTCTTCAGGAAGCTCTTACTGAAATTTATGGCAAGCTACAGGCAATGTAA
- the fliI gene encoding flagellar protein export ATPase FliI, whose protein sequence is MHSLIQEVERIRTERRYGRVAGVRGLLVEVSGIGQHVSIGSRLEVETRDFRRVPIEIIGFRHDTALAMPYAQLEGVGVGCKAVLTQSDPVVFPSNGWLGRVVNAFGEPVDGKGPIVHGTKPRLLRAGPPPAHNRQRVGQKIDLGVRALNTFVSCCQGQRMGIFAGSGVGKSVLLSMIARHSDANISVIGLIGERGREVQEFIEDDLGPDGLAKSVVVVATSDESALMRRQAAYMTLTLAEHFRDEGADVMCLMDSVTRFAMAQREIGLAGGEPPTSKGYTPTVFTELPRLLERAGPGPRGAGNITGLFTVLVEGDDHNEPVADAVRGILDGHIVMERAIAERGRYPAINVLKSVSRTMPRCNTDDENILVREAKRYMSTYTDMEEMIRLGAYRQGSNPDVDAAIGYNPHIEEFLGQWKDDQTSLLDGYARLRQIMEMGPAAAVLSGQQ, encoded by the coding sequence TTGCACAGTCTTATTCAGGAAGTTGAGCGAATAAGAACTGAACGTCGCTACGGTCGTGTAGCCGGTGTTCGTGGTTTGCTTGTTGAAGTGTCTGGCATTGGCCAGCATGTTTCTATTGGGTCTCGTCTCGAGGTGGAAACACGTGATTTTCGCCGTGTACCTATTGAGATTATTGGCTTTCGCCACGATACCGCGCTTGCTATGCCTTATGCTCAGCTTGAAGGTGTTGGGGTCGGCTGTAAGGCCGTTCTTACTCAATCAGACCCTGTCGTTTTTCCTTCCAACGGTTGGCTCGGGCGGGTGGTTAATGCCTTTGGAGAACCTGTTGATGGTAAGGGCCCGATAGTGCACGGTACGAAACCTCGCCTTTTGCGTGCAGGGCCGCCACCAGCTCATAACCGCCAGAGAGTAGGACAAAAAATTGATCTTGGTGTCCGGGCACTTAACACATTTGTGAGCTGCTGTCAGGGACAGCGGATGGGTATTTTTGCCGGTTCAGGTGTTGGTAAGTCGGTTCTCCTTTCCATGATTGCACGTCATTCTGATGCCAATATCAGTGTTATTGGTCTGATTGGTGAGCGGGGCAGAGAGGTTCAGGAGTTTATTGAAGATGATCTCGGACCTGATGGGCTTGCTAAATCTGTCGTAGTTGTTGCGACTTCTGATGAAAGCGCTCTGATGCGCCGACAAGCAGCATACATGACCCTTACGCTTGCAGAACATTTCCGCGACGAAGGTGCTGATGTAATGTGTTTGATGGATAGCGTAACACGTTTTGCTATGGCACAGCGCGAAATCGGGCTTGCAGGCGGTGAACCGCCAACCAGCAAAGGCTATACGCCGACTGTATTTACTGAGTTACCAAGGTTGTTGGAGCGTGCTGGGCCTGGGCCACGTGGTGCTGGTAACATAACGGGCCTTTTCACCGTTCTTGTAGAGGGTGATGACCATAACGAGCCTGTGGCAGATGCAGTGCGCGGTATTTTGGATGGCCATATTGTGATGGAACGAGCTATTGCCGAGCGAGGCAGATACCCTGCCATCAACGTGTTGAAGTCAGTATCTAGAACCATGCCGCGCTGTAATACGGATGATGAAAATATTCTGGTGCGGGAGGCCAAACGTTATATGTCCACCTACACGGATATGGAAGAGATGATAAGGCTTGGTGCTTACCGGCAGGGTAGTAACCCAGATGTAGATGCAGCCATTGGATATAATCCTCATATTGAAGAGTTCCTTGGACAGTGGAAAGATGATCAAACATCGCTGTTGGATGGATATGCGAGATTACGCCAGATTATGGAAATGGGGCCTGCTGCTGCAGTGCTTTCCGGACAACAATAG